A single region of the Lotus japonicus ecotype B-129 chromosome 4, LjGifu_v1.2 genome encodes:
- the LOC130714071 gene encoding protein PAF1 homolog produces MLSLLPALKLLLISTGVLFAAHGVHVSVPVITDFVVTHVSLTWHLILSCQQLNPPYLFLLLNAIIITIAASTMFHNSLPPPPSHTPPPPPPPPPPYIAEDEEEEEYPLPAPIDVKAVVVNGVSTEEDGFITESWTPPSSSMSIPPFSFPDSPPDSADVNAPAMEDVWRAITECRHQKMKRSEALLDERKRERLVRRTEPSRYELNQRVEEFIRKFNEELRLQKKHDHDSISESEQYGDYDHIQFDPPPLSV; encoded by the coding sequence ATGTTGTCACTCCTCCCCGCTCTCAAGCTCCTCCTCATCTCCACCGGCGTTCTCTTCGCCGCACATGGAGTCCATGTCTCAGTTCCTGTTATCACAGACTTCGTGGTCACTCACGTGTCCCTCACATGGCACCTCATCCTCTCGTGCCAGCAGCTAAACCCACCCtacctcttcctcctcctcaacgccatcatcatcaccatagctGCCTCCACAATGTTCCATAACTCCCTCCCTCCTCCTCCCTCACACActccgccgccaccacctcctcctcctcctccttacatagcagaagatgaagaagaagaagaatatccACTGCCTGCACCCATTGATGTGAAGGCGGTGGTGGTTAACGGCGTGTCCACGGAGGAAGACGGATTTATAACGGAGTCTTGGACACCTCCGTCTTCCTCCATGTCGATACCTCCGTTCTCCTTCCCAGATTCACCTCCGGACTCTGCGGACGTGAATGCACCTGCGATGGAGGATGTGTGGAGGGCGATAACGGAGTGTCGTCAtcagaaaatgaagagatcGGAGGCCCTGCTTGATGAGAGGAAGAGGGAGAGACTAGTAAGGAGGACAGAGCCGAGTCGCTACGAGTTGAACCAGCGCGTTGAGGAGTTCATAAGGAAGTTCAATGAGGAGTTGAGACTGCAGAAGAAGCATGACCATGACTCAATTTCGGAATCGGAGCAATATGGAGATTATGATCATATACAGTTTGATCCGCCACCTCTTTCTGTATAG
- the LOC130713830 gene encoding vacuolar protein sorting-associated protein 28 homolog 1: protein MSTTMEVKLWNDKREREMYDNFAELYAIIKATERLEKAYVRDIISPQEYELECQKLIAHFKTLSSTLRDTVPSIDRFADTYRMECPAAINRLVVSGVPATVEHRAASTASASTSAATVAECVQNFITSMDSLKLNMIAVDQVHPLLSDLYASLNKLTILPPDFEGKTKMKEWIARLSKMGAADELTEQQARQLHFDLESSYNSFMAALPNAGT, encoded by the coding sequence ATGAGTACTACTATGGAGGTTAAGCTCTGGAATGACAAGCGCGAGAGAGAAATGTATGACAACTTTGCTGAGCTTTATGCTATTATCAAAGCTACTGAGAGACTTGAAAAAGCCTATGTTAGAGATATAATCTCGCCGCAGGAATATGAATTAGAGTGCCAGAAGCTGATAGCTCATTTCAAAACCTTATCTTCCACCCTGAGAGACACTGTGCCTAGCATTGATCGATTTGCAGATACTTACAGGATGGAGTGCCCGGCAGCAATTAACCGCCTCGTGGTATCTGGCGTGCCTGCTACCGTTGAGCACCGGGCCGCTTCTACCGCCTCAGCATCCACCTCAGCTGCCACTGTGGCTGAGTGTGTGCAGAATTTTATTACATCAATGGATTCCTTGAAACTTAACATGATTGCTGTGGATCAGGTGCACCCGTTGCTCTCGGACCTTTATGCTTCACTGAATAAGTTGACGATTTTGCCGCCAGATTTCGAAGGGAAAACAAAAATGAAGGAATGGATTGCAAGGTTATCAAAGATGGGTGCAGCTGATGAATTAACAGAACAGCAGGCTAGGCAGCTTCACTTTGATCTTGAGTCTTCTTACAATTCCTTTATGGCAGCTCTGCCCAATGCTGGTACGTGA
- the LOC130713629 gene encoding probable disease resistance protein At5g63020 isoform X2, which yields MIGSTSKKLKSQSTCFFTIKAMEVAAGLLLDAVIRLLSCGKVHAAYVYKLEENLALLQKKWIDLQNLNTDVHRRIDDAEGMGEMQRADEVNGWLQDVQDLQKVMEDIQDEDSQETQNKCSSGCCQKNCMLSYKLGKKIVKMLNEVDRLVNSGKRFVDMNVYIAYKLPPKLMNEMPSVETVGLDLMLNQAWNSLEDDNVGIIGLYGMGGAGKTTLMMRVHNEFGKREHKFSLVLWVVVSRDCDINKIMNDIRNRLGIIDDVWNKSSQHERVTRIYEVLKQRKFVLMLDDVWGKLELEMVGVPLPKDTNNQSKVLFTTRLEDVCAKMQAQKKFKVECLLEQEAFDLFCKKVGDETLKSHLEIPRLAWEMTKECKGLPLAIITVGSAMAGVKSVEAWRQAKNDLRSSPWIASYLENEVFRILKFSYDRLPDDAHKNCFLYCALYPEDYEVGVDVLIDRWIGEGFLSGNKTKKSIYDMYEQGESIIEKLKLSCLLEGVEYDYFWTSAIKMHDVTRDMALWIARDQDENKGKVVVQGEALAMSEMDVDRLNIVERISIIDASGSWNWQVPTCPNLITLCILDYVNTTFYSNLQSMTRLKVLDLSGKSFEHLPVEIGNLINLEFLNLTRTDIRNRLPIELKNLKNVRVFLMEGCPHNLEIIPLEVIESLEQLKVFRFTSEDKAGELFEEAFLQKLESLPKLEEVSMEINTFTGMHKLIDSTKLQGCWRHFSIQGIDDPLEMSPLLASMSRMKHLYRISLYSINIIEGSSITNTCYLHKLRRVYVESCDSITHLTWLIYAPLLEFLEVRNCDSIEELVKEAQNDIFQNLRLVRLYGLAKLRSIHKSALDFPFLAYLHVYECPDLKKLPLNSNSAKDLIAIKGQKEWWNSLEWQDTDIKELLHSKFRAR from the exons ATGATTGGGAGTACAAGCAAGAAATTGAAATCGCAAAGCACTTGTTTCTTTACT ATCAAAGCCATGGAGGTGGCAGCAGGATTACTGTTGGATGCTGTTATTCGTTTGTTAAGTTGTGGTAAGGTCCATGCTGCCTATGTTTATAAGCTGGAAGAGAATCTAGCATTGTTGCAAAAAAAGTGgattgatcttcagaacttaaACACCGATGTGCATAGAAGAATTGATGATGCTGAGGGCATGGGGGAGATGCAAAGGGCAGATGAAGTGAATGGTTGGCTGCAAGATGTTCAAGATCTTCAAAAG GTAATGGAGGATATTCAAGATGAAGATTCTCAAGAAACTCAAAATAAATGTTCAAGTGGTTGCTGCCAAAAGAACTGTATGTTAAGCTACAAGTTAGGAAAGAAAATCGTGAAGATGCTCAATGAGGTTGATCGATTAGTGAACTCGGGTAAACGTTTTGTTGACATGAATGTTTATATTGCTTACAAGCTTCCACCCAAGCTAATGAATGAGATGCCTTCAGTTGAGACCGTAGGCTTGGACTTGATGCTCAACCAGGCGTGGAATAGTCTTGAAGATGACAATGTGGGAATCATTGGTTTATATGGAATGGGTGGCGCTGGGAAAACGACCCTTATGATGAGAGTTCACAATGAATTTGGAAAGAGGGAGCACAAGTTTTCTCTTGTACTATGGGTGGTGGTTTCTAGAGATTGTGATATCAATAAGATTATGAATGATATTCGTAACAGGTTAGGCATCATTGATGATGTTTGGAACAAAAGCAGCCAACATGAAAGAGTGACAAGGATTTATGAAGTCTTGAAACAGAGGAAATTTGTGTTGATGTTAGATGATGTATGGGGAAAGTTGGAACTAGAAATGGTGGGGGTTCCACTTCCAAAGGATACTAACAATCAATCAAAAGTTCTGTTCACAACACGTCTTGAGGATGTTTGTGCGAAAATGCAAGCTCAGAAGAAATTCAAAGTGGAATGTTTACTAGAGCAAGAAGCATTTGATTTGTTTTGTAAAAAAGTTGGTGATGAGACTTTAAAGAGTCACCTAGAAATTCCAAGGCTCGCATGGGAGATGACTAAAGAATGCAAAGGATTGCCACTAGCAATTATTACAGTGGGAAGTGCCATGGCTGGAGTGAAAAGTGTTGAAGCATGGAGACAAGCCAAAAATGATTTAAGAAGTTCTCCTTGGATTGCTTCATATTTGGAGAACGAAGTCTTTCGTATCCTTAAGTTTAGTTATGATAGATTGCCAGATGACGCACACAAAAACTGTTTCCTGTACTGCGCACTATACCCAGAAGATTATGAAGTAGGAGTTGATGTTCTcattgatagatggattggagAGGGATTTCTGAGTGGAAATAAGACCAAGAAGAGTATTTATGATATGTATGAGCAAGGAGAATCTATCATTGAAAAGTTAAAACTTTCATGTCTCCTAGAGGGTGTTGAATATGATTATTTTTGGACTTCGGCGATTAAGATGCATGATGTGACTAGAGACATGGCACTTTGGATAGCCCGTGATCAAGATGAAAACAAAGGAAAAGTTGTTGTTCAGGGAGAAGCATTAGCCATGTCTGAAATGGATGTTGATAGGTTGAATATTGTGGAAAGGATTTCAATTATTGATGCTAGTGGAAGTTGGAACTGGCAAGTACCAACTTGTCCAAATCTGATCACCCTATGTATTCTAGATTATGTGAACACTACATTTTATTCAAATCTCCAATCCATGACAAGGTTGAAAGTCTTGGATCTATCTGGTAAATCTTTTGAACATCTCCCTGTAGAAATTGGCAACTTAATCAACTTGGAATTCCTTAACCTGACAAGAACAGATATAAGAAATCGGTTGCCAATTGaattgaagaatttgaagaacgTGAGGGTATTTCTTATGGAAGGTTGCCCACATAATCTCGAAATCATTCCTTTGGAAGTGATAGAAAGCCTTGAGCAGTTAAAGGTGTTTAGATTTACTAGTGAGGATAAGGCTGGTGAACTTTTTGAGGAAGCATTCTTACAGAAGCTGGAGTCCTTACCAAAATTGGAAGAAGTATCCATGGAAATAAACACCTTCACGGGCATGCATAAATTGATTGACTCGACCAAATTGCAAGGTTGCTGGAGACATTTTTCAATTCAGGGAATCGATGATCCACTTGAAATGTCACCATTGTTAGCATCTATGTCAAGAATGAAGCATCTGTACCGTATAAGTTTATACTCTATTAACATTATTGAAGGCTCGTCCATCACTAACACTTGCTACCTTCACAAGCTTCGCCGGGTGTATGTCGAGAGTTGTGACTCAATAACTCATTTGACATGGTTGATATATGCTCCACTTCTTGAGTTTCTTGAGGTTCGTAACTGTGATTCCATTGAAGAACTAGTGAAGGAAGCTCAAAATGATATATTCCAAAATCTTAGACTTGTCCGCCTTTATGGTTTGGCAAAGTTGAGGAGCATCCACAAGAGCGCATTGGATTTTCCTTTTCTGGCATATCTTCATGTATATGAATGCCCCGATTTGAAGAAGCTCCCTTTGAATTCTAATTCTGCAAAGGACTTGATTGCAATCAAAGGACAGAAAGAGTGGTGGAACAGTTTAGAGTGGCAAGACACAGACATTAAAGAGCTACTCCATTCCAAATTTAGAGCACGGTAA
- the LOC130712179 gene encoding uncharacterized protein LOC130712179, translating into MFEGEMRGKRKMAEASNEDKKDDSRAYFTWNLEMDRALANILRDQRSMGNKSDGAWKAVAYNTAAQMLSSRFNLQLIGENVKNRIKLWRSWYGIVSDILSQSGFDWDGTKYMISVTNEDAWNEYVKSHNDAKRFRFKVIVNWDDIVDLCAKDRATGIGAETSLDADDIMSKEANEDGAYIADIDEQSSTTRKSKQPMEFKKGKSGEKNGIITSMNKVAESLSEFVQATRKGVKNVQEVVHDVMDELKNIPDLNGTQWLKAVDWLSENPNKLEILKALPMERKKDYILAFMH; encoded by the exons ATGTTTGAAGGAGAGATgaggggaaaaaggaaaatggCGGAAGCTAGTAATGAGGATAAGAAAGATGATAGCAGAGCTTACTTTACTTGGAACTTGGAGATGGACCGTGCACTTGCTAATATACTTAGAGATCAAAGAAGCATGGGAAACAAAAGTGATGGTGCATGGAAAGCAGTGGCATATAACACTGCGGCTCAAATGTTGTCTTCACGCTTCAATTTGCAACTTATTGGAGAGAATGTTAAAAACCGCATCAAGTTGTGGAGATCATGGTATGGCATTGTTAGTGACATCCTTAGTCAAAGTGGTTTTGATTGGGATGGAACCAAATATATGATTTCTGTTACAAATGAAGATGCATGGAATGAGTATGTCAAG TCACATAATGACGCTAAGAGGTTTCGATTTAAGGTGATTGTTAATTGGGATGACATtgtagacttgtgtgctaaagATAGAGCAACAGGAATTGGAGCGGAGACATCCTTGGATGCGGATGACATCATGAGCAAAGAAGCAAATGAGGATGGAGCTTATATTGCGGATATTGATGAACAAAGCTCTACAACAAGGAAAAGCAAACAACCAATGGAATTCAAAAAGGGAAAAAGTGGAGAGAAGAATGGGATAATTACTTCAATGAATAAAGTGGCTGAGTCTTTGAGTGAATTTGTGCAAGCAACTAGAAAAGGGGTGAAAAATGTCCAAGAAGTGGTTCATGATGTGatggatgagctaaagaacattCCGGACCTTAATGGCACTCAATGGCTAAAAGCAGTGGATTGGCTTTCAGAAAATCCAAATAAGTTGGAGATTTTGAAAGCTCTTCCCatggagagaaagaaagatTACATCTTAGCTTTTATGCACTGA
- the LOC130714192 gene encoding protein ALP1-like, which translates to MDLRVVDTSVLLRKRKRNEEEEEAKLQEQIAFIVASVIAMLLGVVAWYHEMHFVKEPSRNWELERSNFLNRLYRGTESDCIEQLRVSKRAFFKLCGILQDKGQLVRTRNVPTIEAVAMFLHILAHNLKYRVVHFTYYRSKETISRQFNNVLRAVMKVSGEYLKFQDHNNLEGSEAYKWRWFQNSIGALDGTHIPVTVAAEDKPRYRNRKGDISTNVLGVCGPDLKFIYVLPGWEGSAGDSRVLRDALRRQNHLQIPNGKYFLVDAGYTNGPGFLAPYRGTRYHLNEWIGNTPQNYKELFNLRHESARNVIERSFGILKKRWSILRTPSFFDIKTQIRMINACFVLHNFIRDEQQYDPILEVQDLELLSVVDEELTNQHGETITSNVANEITTIQVSEAWTTFRDTLAMDMFVEYQHRRNLV; encoded by the exons ATGGATCTTAGAGTAGTTGACACTTCAGTTCTTTTACGAAAACgtaaaagaaatgaagaagaagaagaggcaaaATTGCAGGAGCAAATAGCATTCATTGTTGCTAGTGTCATTGCTATGCTTTTAGGTGTAGTAGCTTGGTATCATGAGATGCATTTTGTTAAGGAACCGTCCCGAAATTGGGAATTGGAAAGAAGCAATTTCCTTAATCGTCTGTATAGAGGAACCGAAAGTGACTGCATTGAACAGTTAAGAGTCAGTAAAAGGGCATTTTTTAAACTTTGTGGAATTTTACAAGATAAAGGACAGTTGGTAAGGACAAGAAATGTCCCAACGATTGAAGCAGTGGCAATGTTTTTGCATATCCTTGCTCACAACCTAAAGTATAGAGTAGTGCACTTTACCTATTATAGATCCAAAGAAACAATAAGTAGGCAATTCAACAATGTCCTACGAGCTGTAATGAAAGTGAGTGGGGAATATTTGAAGTTTCAAGACCATAATAATCTAGAGGGCTCTGAGGCATACAAATGGAGATGGTTTCAG AATTCGATTGGAGCACTTGATGGGACACATATTCCAGTAACAGTGGCAGCAGAAGATAAACCTAGATACCGTAATAGAAAGGGTGACATCTCTACGAATGTGTTAGGGGTTTGTGGTCCAGATTTAAAGTTTATTTACGTGTTACCTGGTTGGGAAGGCTCGGCAGGAGATTCACGAGTATTGCGAGATGCTTTACGTCGTCAAAATCACCTTCAAATTCCGAATG GTAAATACTTTCTGGTCGACGCAGGATATACAAATGGCCCAGGATTTTTAGCACCTTATCGAGGGACTAGATATCATCTCAATGAGTGGATTGGAAACACCCCTCAAAACTACAAGGAGTTGTTCAATCTCCGTCATGAAAGTGCAAGGAATGTAATTGAAAGATCATTTGGGATATTGAAAAAACGATGGAGTATATTAAGAACTCCATCTTTTTTTGatataaaaacacaaataagaATGATTAACGCTTGTTTCGTACTGCACAATTTTATAAGAGATGAACAACAATATGACCCAATTTTAGAGGTCCAAGACTTGGAGCTTTTATCGGTTGTTGATGAAGAGTTAACCAATCAACATGGGGAAACAATTACAAGTAATGTTGCAAATGAGATCACAACTATTCAAGTATCTGAGGCATGGACAACGTTTCGGGACACTTTAGCAATGGATATGTTTGTTGAATATCAACATAGAAGAAACTTAGTTTAG
- the LOC130712178 gene encoding DNA-(apurinic or apyrimidinic site) endonuclease 2-like codes for MNPNIWGKIPNSSTFNLKGRREMSGSSRSRLPQRPSKKPMGSSSSGMNDGVPHCKCGEEAVVRVSKTDANPGKPFYSCYLPKGHLSNCNFFRWVEDGNEVESNAPNLLMQEVVLMKEAILKKNEMVIEQIRYMNAAMCKNNDLAAQQVQLMRICVILMTLFVFVMMIGKFM; via the exons ATGAACCCTAACATTTGGGGGAAAATCCCAAATTCATCAACCTTCAATCTGAAAGGGAGAAGGGAGATGAGTGGTAGTTCTAGGTCGCGACTTCCACAGAGGCCATCGAAAAAACCCATGGGAAGTTCTAGCTCAGGGATGAACGATGGAGTGCCCCATTGCAAGTGTGGTGAAGAAGCAGTGGTTAGGGTTTCCAAAACTGATGCCAACCCAGGAAAACCCTTCTATAGTTGCTATCTACCAAAG GGTCATTTATCTAATTGCAACTTCTTTCGATGGGTTGAAGATGGAAATGAAGTTGAATCGAATGCCCCAAACT TGTTGATGCAGGAGGTGGTGCTTATGAAGGAAGCtattttgaagaaaaatgagATGGTGATTGAACAAATTAGGTACATGAATGCAGCCATGTGCAAGAACAATGACCTTGCAGCTCAACAAGTTCAATTGATGAGAATTTGTGTCATATTGATGACTTTGTTTGTGTTTGTAATGATGATTGGGAAGTTCATGTAA
- the LOC130716022 gene encoding syntaxin-124-like — protein MNDLFSSSFKKYSDLKQQAYLDDVEAGKESVNLDKFFEDVESVKEDMRTIEKLYRKLQESNEESKIVHNAKTMKELRARMDNDVSQVLKRVKIIKGKLEALERSNAANRNVPGCGPGSSADRTRTSVVSGLGKKLKDMMDDFQGLRARMQLEYKETVERRYFTITGEKADEDTIENLISSGESESFLQRAIQEQGRGQIMDTISEIQERHDAVKEIEKNLLELHQVFLDMAALVESQGQQLNNIESHVAHASSFVRRGTDQLQEAREYQKSSRKWYCYAVILVIVLVIVLLFPLLSSLLPHLLMR, from the coding sequence ATGAATGACCTGTTCTCAAGTTCCTTCAAGAAATACAGTGACTTGAAGCAGCAGGCCTACCTTGATGATGTGGAGGCCGGGAAGGAGAGTGTCAATCTAGACAAATTCTTTGAAGATGTGGAGAGTGTTAAGGAAGACATGAGAACGATTGAGAAGCTCTACAGAAAACTGCAAGAATCCAATGAAGAGAGCAAGATTGTGCACAATGCTAAAACCATGAAAGAGCTCCGAGCCCGGATGGACAACGACGTGTCGCAGGTCCTCAAACGCGTCAAGATCATCAAAGGCAAGCTCGAAGCCTTGGAGCGTTCCAACGCGGCAAACAGAAACGTCCCAGGGTGTGGTCCTGGTTCATCAGCAGACAGAACCAGGACCTCAGTGGTTAGTGGATTGGGGAAGAAACTCAAGGACATGATGGATGATTTTCAAGGTTTGAGAGCGAGAATGCAGCTCGAGTACAAGGAAACCGTGGAACGCCGGTATTTCACAATCACAGGAGAGAAAGCAGATGAAGATACCATAGAGAATTTGATATCAAGTGGAGAAAGTGAAAGCTTCCTGCAGAGAGCAATTCAGGAACAAGGGAGGGGCCAGATTATGGACACCATTTCAGAAATTCAAGAAAGGCATGATGCTGTTAAGGAAATAGAGAAGAACTTGCTTGAATTGCATCAAGTGTTTTTGGACATGGCAGCATTAGTGGAGTCTCAGGGTCAGCAACTTAATAACATAGAGTCTCATGTTGCACATGCTAGCTCTTTTGTTAGGAGAGGCACAGATCAGCTTCAGGAAGCAAGAGAGTACCAAAAGAGTTCTAGGAAGTGGTATTGCTATGCCGTTATTCTTGTCATTGTTCTTGTCATTGTGCTCCTGTTTCCTCTCTTGTCATCACTTCTACCTCATTTGTTGATGAGATGA
- the LOC130713629 gene encoding probable disease resistance protein At5g63020 isoform X1 yields MIGSTSKKLKSQSTCFFTIQIKAMEVAAGLLLDAVIRLLSCGKVHAAYVYKLEENLALLQKKWIDLQNLNTDVHRRIDDAEGMGEMQRADEVNGWLQDVQDLQKVMEDIQDEDSQETQNKCSSGCCQKNCMLSYKLGKKIVKMLNEVDRLVNSGKRFVDMNVYIAYKLPPKLMNEMPSVETVGLDLMLNQAWNSLEDDNVGIIGLYGMGGAGKTTLMMRVHNEFGKREHKFSLVLWVVVSRDCDINKIMNDIRNRLGIIDDVWNKSSQHERVTRIYEVLKQRKFVLMLDDVWGKLELEMVGVPLPKDTNNQSKVLFTTRLEDVCAKMQAQKKFKVECLLEQEAFDLFCKKVGDETLKSHLEIPRLAWEMTKECKGLPLAIITVGSAMAGVKSVEAWRQAKNDLRSSPWIASYLENEVFRILKFSYDRLPDDAHKNCFLYCALYPEDYEVGVDVLIDRWIGEGFLSGNKTKKSIYDMYEQGESIIEKLKLSCLLEGVEYDYFWTSAIKMHDVTRDMALWIARDQDENKGKVVVQGEALAMSEMDVDRLNIVERISIIDASGSWNWQVPTCPNLITLCILDYVNTTFYSNLQSMTRLKVLDLSGKSFEHLPVEIGNLINLEFLNLTRTDIRNRLPIELKNLKNVRVFLMEGCPHNLEIIPLEVIESLEQLKVFRFTSEDKAGELFEEAFLQKLESLPKLEEVSMEINTFTGMHKLIDSTKLQGCWRHFSIQGIDDPLEMSPLLASMSRMKHLYRISLYSINIIEGSSITNTCYLHKLRRVYVESCDSITHLTWLIYAPLLEFLEVRNCDSIEELVKEAQNDIFQNLRLVRLYGLAKLRSIHKSALDFPFLAYLHVYECPDLKKLPLNSNSAKDLIAIKGQKEWWNSLEWQDTDIKELLHSKFRAR; encoded by the exons ATGATTGGGAGTACAAGCAAGAAATTGAAATCGCAAAGCACTTGTTTCTTTACT ATACAGATCAAAGCCATGGAGGTGGCAGCAGGATTACTGTTGGATGCTGTTATTCGTTTGTTAAGTTGTGGTAAGGTCCATGCTGCCTATGTTTATAAGCTGGAAGAGAATCTAGCATTGTTGCAAAAAAAGTGgattgatcttcagaacttaaACACCGATGTGCATAGAAGAATTGATGATGCTGAGGGCATGGGGGAGATGCAAAGGGCAGATGAAGTGAATGGTTGGCTGCAAGATGTTCAAGATCTTCAAAAG GTAATGGAGGATATTCAAGATGAAGATTCTCAAGAAACTCAAAATAAATGTTCAAGTGGTTGCTGCCAAAAGAACTGTATGTTAAGCTACAAGTTAGGAAAGAAAATCGTGAAGATGCTCAATGAGGTTGATCGATTAGTGAACTCGGGTAAACGTTTTGTTGACATGAATGTTTATATTGCTTACAAGCTTCCACCCAAGCTAATGAATGAGATGCCTTCAGTTGAGACCGTAGGCTTGGACTTGATGCTCAACCAGGCGTGGAATAGTCTTGAAGATGACAATGTGGGAATCATTGGTTTATATGGAATGGGTGGCGCTGGGAAAACGACCCTTATGATGAGAGTTCACAATGAATTTGGAAAGAGGGAGCACAAGTTTTCTCTTGTACTATGGGTGGTGGTTTCTAGAGATTGTGATATCAATAAGATTATGAATGATATTCGTAACAGGTTAGGCATCATTGATGATGTTTGGAACAAAAGCAGCCAACATGAAAGAGTGACAAGGATTTATGAAGTCTTGAAACAGAGGAAATTTGTGTTGATGTTAGATGATGTATGGGGAAAGTTGGAACTAGAAATGGTGGGGGTTCCACTTCCAAAGGATACTAACAATCAATCAAAAGTTCTGTTCACAACACGTCTTGAGGATGTTTGTGCGAAAATGCAAGCTCAGAAGAAATTCAAAGTGGAATGTTTACTAGAGCAAGAAGCATTTGATTTGTTTTGTAAAAAAGTTGGTGATGAGACTTTAAAGAGTCACCTAGAAATTCCAAGGCTCGCATGGGAGATGACTAAAGAATGCAAAGGATTGCCACTAGCAATTATTACAGTGGGAAGTGCCATGGCTGGAGTGAAAAGTGTTGAAGCATGGAGACAAGCCAAAAATGATTTAAGAAGTTCTCCTTGGATTGCTTCATATTTGGAGAACGAAGTCTTTCGTATCCTTAAGTTTAGTTATGATAGATTGCCAGATGACGCACACAAAAACTGTTTCCTGTACTGCGCACTATACCCAGAAGATTATGAAGTAGGAGTTGATGTTCTcattgatagatggattggagAGGGATTTCTGAGTGGAAATAAGACCAAGAAGAGTATTTATGATATGTATGAGCAAGGAGAATCTATCATTGAAAAGTTAAAACTTTCATGTCTCCTAGAGGGTGTTGAATATGATTATTTTTGGACTTCGGCGATTAAGATGCATGATGTGACTAGAGACATGGCACTTTGGATAGCCCGTGATCAAGATGAAAACAAAGGAAAAGTTGTTGTTCAGGGAGAAGCATTAGCCATGTCTGAAATGGATGTTGATAGGTTGAATATTGTGGAAAGGATTTCAATTATTGATGCTAGTGGAAGTTGGAACTGGCAAGTACCAACTTGTCCAAATCTGATCACCCTATGTATTCTAGATTATGTGAACACTACATTTTATTCAAATCTCCAATCCATGACAAGGTTGAAAGTCTTGGATCTATCTGGTAAATCTTTTGAACATCTCCCTGTAGAAATTGGCAACTTAATCAACTTGGAATTCCTTAACCTGACAAGAACAGATATAAGAAATCGGTTGCCAATTGaattgaagaatttgaagaacgTGAGGGTATTTCTTATGGAAGGTTGCCCACATAATCTCGAAATCATTCCTTTGGAAGTGATAGAAAGCCTTGAGCAGTTAAAGGTGTTTAGATTTACTAGTGAGGATAAGGCTGGTGAACTTTTTGAGGAAGCATTCTTACAGAAGCTGGAGTCCTTACCAAAATTGGAAGAAGTATCCATGGAAATAAACACCTTCACGGGCATGCATAAATTGATTGACTCGACCAAATTGCAAGGTTGCTGGAGACATTTTTCAATTCAGGGAATCGATGATCCACTTGAAATGTCACCATTGTTAGCATCTATGTCAAGAATGAAGCATCTGTACCGTATAAGTTTATACTCTATTAACATTATTGAAGGCTCGTCCATCACTAACACTTGCTACCTTCACAAGCTTCGCCGGGTGTATGTCGAGAGTTGTGACTCAATAACTCATTTGACATGGTTGATATATGCTCCACTTCTTGAGTTTCTTGAGGTTCGTAACTGTGATTCCATTGAAGAACTAGTGAAGGAAGCTCAAAATGATATATTCCAAAATCTTAGACTTGTCCGCCTTTATGGTTTGGCAAAGTTGAGGAGCATCCACAAGAGCGCATTGGATTTTCCTTTTCTGGCATATCTTCATGTATATGAATGCCCCGATTTGAAGAAGCTCCCTTTGAATTCTAATTCTGCAAAGGACTTGATTGCAATCAAAGGACAGAAAGAGTGGTGGAACAGTTTAGAGTGGCAAGACACAGACATTAAAGAGCTACTCCATTCCAAATTTAGAGCACGGTAA